In Flavobacteriaceae bacterium, the following proteins share a genomic window:
- a CDS encoding OsmC family peroxiredoxin has protein sequence MGTIKIILKQNSETSVQLQHDQFKIIVDRPKEKGGGSEGLMGGQYMLTGVGGCFCSTLFAAAQSRDIQINGLKVIVEATLSDELPKRFTDIVLYTSYENCSHPSEFEKLLAIAEQGCISVNTMKKGVTFRATQN, from the coding sequence ATGGGAACTATAAAGATTATATTAAAGCAGAATTCTGAAACCTCAGTACAATTACAGCATGACCAATTTAAAATTATTGTAGATCGTCCAAAAGAAAAAGGAGGGGGAAGTGAGGGCTTAATGGGAGGTCAATATATGCTAACTGGAGTAGGAGGATGTTTTTGTAGTACCCTGTTTGCAGCTGCCCAATCTAGAGACATACAAATTAATGGATTAAAAGTAATAGTAGAAGCAACTTTGAGTGATGAGTTACCAAAACGTTTTACGGATATAGTTTTATATACTTCATACGAAAACTGTAGTCATCCTTCGGAATTTGAAAAATTATTGGCTATAGCTGAGCAAGGTTGTATTTCTGTAAATACAATGAAAAAAGGAGTCACTTTTAGAGCTACTCAGAATTAA
- a CDS encoding SRPBCC domain-containing protein yields the protein MNAIDKRQTSIKLENSFSIHHDLFIKSDSKTIFDAITQPEHLNNWWTLECSGEPKLNTEYNFYFTPEYNWYGKVIQCMVNESFYIKMTKSDTDWNPTSFGFDLEKMDNGVQLRFSHIGWHECNNHFRRSSFCWAMLLNGLKNYLDKGIIIPFEERE from the coding sequence ATGAATGCAATAGATAAAAGGCAAACAAGTATTAAATTAGAGAATAGTTTTTCAATTCACCACGATTTATTTATCAAATCAGATTCTAAAACTATTTTTGATGCCATAACACAGCCAGAACATCTCAATAATTGGTGGACATTAGAATGCTCTGGAGAACCTAAATTAAATACCGAATATAATTTTTATTTTACACCTGAATATAATTGGTACGGTAAAGTAATTCAATGCATGGTAAACGAATCTTTTTATATTAAAATGACGAAATCTGATACGGATTGGAATCCGACTTCTTTTGGTTTTGATCTCGAAAAAATGGATAATGGAGTACAATTAAGATTTTCACATATTGGATGGCATGAATGTAATAATCATTTTAGAAGAAGTTCTTTTTGTTGGGCAATGCTTCTAAATGGATTAAAAAACTATCTAGATAAAGGGATTATTATCCCGTTTGAAGAAAGAGAATAA
- a CDS encoding alkene reductase, with product MSLFKPTTLGGIELKNRIVMAPLTRSRAINNIPNDLMRTYYSQRAGAGLIITEGTSPSINGLGYPRIPGAFNNDQIKGWKNVFEGIHENGSKVFVQLMHTGRVTSQVNLPEGGEVVAPSPVFLEGEIYSDTGMLPHTMPREMTLEDIEIAQNEFVNASKRLVEAGADGIELHSANGYLLNQFLNPKTNIRTDEYGGGFENRARFVLETAKKVVAEIGGNKVGIRFSPYGAFNDLQSNYDDLVDLFTYLASELKQLGLAYIHIVDQRVAFEAPEFATDIQKTIKDNFEGTVIVGGNVHTVEQGEALLNKGYDLIYIGRPFISNPNLVEKLQTKETLVQPDFNTFYTADEVGYIDYV from the coding sequence ATGAGCTTATTTAAACCAACCACATTAGGTGGTATAGAATTAAAGAATAGAATTGTAATGGCGCCTCTAACACGAAGTAGAGCCATAAATAATATCCCAAATGACTTAATGAGAACGTATTATTCTCAGCGAGCTGGAGCTGGATTAATTATTACAGAAGGTACATCTCCTTCTATCAATGGTTTAGGATACCCAAGAATTCCTGGTGCTTTTAATAATGATCAAATCAAAGGTTGGAAAAATGTATTTGAAGGCATTCATGAAAATGGCAGTAAAGTATTTGTTCAATTAATGCATACAGGTCGTGTTACGTCACAAGTTAATTTGCCAGAAGGTGGTGAAGTTGTAGCGCCATCTCCGGTTTTTCTTGAAGGTGAAATTTATAGTGATACAGGAATGCTACCACATACAATGCCTAGAGAAATGACTTTAGAAGATATTGAGATTGCACAAAACGAATTTGTAAACGCTTCTAAACGATTGGTTGAAGCTGGTGCAGATGGTATTGAATTACATAGTGCGAATGGGTATTTATTAAATCAATTTTTAAACCCTAAAACAAATATCAGAACTGATGAATATGGTGGTGGTTTTGAAAATAGAGCGCGATTTGTTTTAGAAACTGCTAAAAAAGTAGTTGCCGAAATTGGAGGTAATAAAGTTGGAATTAGATTCTCTCCGTATGGAGCATTTAATGATCTTCAAAGTAATTATGATGATTTAGTAGATTTATTTACCTATTTGGCGTCAGAATTAAAGCAACTAGGCTTAGCATATATTCATATTGTAGATCAGCGTGTTGCTTTTGAAGCACCTGAATTTGCTACAGATATTCAAAAAACAATAAAAGATAATTTTGAAGGCACTGTCATTGTAGGAGGAAATGTTCATACTGTTGAACAAGGTGAAGCATTATTAAACAAAGGGTATGATTTGATATATATTGGTCGTCCTTTTATTTCTAACCCAAACTTAGTTGAAAAACTACAAACCAAAGAAACATTAGTGCAACCAGACTTTAATACATTTTATACTGCTGATGAAGTAGGATATATAGATTATGTTTAA
- a CDS encoding transcriptional regulator gives MTRKCINNPNNCPITHSMNIIGNKWTSIIIYILDNRKLRFGELAARIENISRKVLTEQLREMETRGIILRESFQETPPRVEYSLTTKGIELIPILNQLCEWSKDIYIENKTPT, from the coding sequence ATGACAAGAAAGTGTATAAATAACCCAAATAATTGCCCTATCACCCACTCTATGAACATTATAGGGAATAAATGGACCTCTATTATTATTTATATACTTGATAATCGAAAATTACGATTTGGAGAACTTGCAGCAAGGATAGAAAATATAAGTCGAAAAGTATTAACCGAACAACTTCGGGAAATGGAAACACGTGGAATTATATTAAGAGAGTCATTTCAAGAAACACCTCCTAGGGTTGAATACTCTTTAACCACAAAAGGTATTGAGTTAATTCCTATTTTAAATCAACTATGTGAGTGGAGTAAAGATATTTATATAGAAAATAAAACTCCTACTTAG
- a CDS encoding acylase, whose product MKYLPFLFLLVLFSCKTEKKLSDEQIRWQKHADNTEIIRDNFGVPHIYGKTDADAVFGLLYAQAEDDFNRVEQNYIWATGRLAEVEGEDALYSDLRAKLFMTQEEAIANYEKSPKWLKELCNAFADGLNYYLYTHPEVTPRLLTRFEPWMPMYFSEGSIGGDIERVRTAKIKAFYEGDMEVPETQKVAMLLEEEALEPKGSNGISISGKLTESGNPILLINPHTSFFFRGEVHVVSEEGLNAYGAVTWGQFFVYQGFNEKTGWMHTSTYTDVIDEFKEDIIKIDDKLMYKYGEELRPVESSEVTLKYKIGDTYKEKTFPMYRTHHGPITHITNGNWTSTAMMWDPVNALHQSYVRTKQIGYKGFREMMDIRTNSSNNTVYADAEGNIGYFHGNFIPVRNTKFDYTQPVDGSNPETDWNGLHTVDEAITLLNPENGWLQNCNSTPYTSALEFSPKKEDYPNYMSIDRENFRGIHAIGLLKNSNGYTLDRVIEMAHDTYLPAFEALIPGLVEAYDKSTAKNPELKDAIEILRAWDFRTSKTSVAMALAHFYGTHYGRKGKRPSRMNDMELMTYFGSKSPLAERLAIFEEVIDQMTADFGTWNTPWGDINRYQRLNGDIRQAFDDNKPSIPIGFASGRWGALAAYGVSYTNPTAKKIYGTRGNSFVAAVEFGDKVKAKTMLAGGQSGDPSSPHFNDQAQRYADMEFKDVPYYKEDVLKVAKKTYHPGDK is encoded by the coding sequence ATGAAATATCTACCATTTCTTTTTCTTTTAGTATTATTTTCTTGTAAAACAGAGAAAAAACTTTCGGACGAGCAAATTCGTTGGCAAAAACATGCAGATAACACAGAAATTATTAGAGATAATTTTGGAGTGCCTCATATTTATGGAAAAACTGATGCTGATGCTGTTTTTGGATTATTATACGCACAAGCTGAAGATGATTTTAATCGTGTCGAACAAAATTATATTTGGGCTACGGGAAGATTAGCAGAGGTTGAAGGAGAAGATGCTCTATATAGTGATTTACGTGCAAAATTATTTATGACGCAAGAAGAAGCTATTGCTAATTATGAAAAAAGCCCCAAGTGGCTAAAAGAACTATGTAATGCGTTTGCAGATGGTTTAAATTATTATTTATATACACATCCAGAAGTTACTCCTAGGTTGTTAACACGATTTGAACCTTGGATGCCAATGTATTTTAGCGAAGGATCGATTGGAGGAGACATAGAAAGAGTACGTACTGCAAAGATAAAAGCTTTTTATGAAGGGGATATGGAAGTTCCCGAAACACAAAAAGTAGCAATGCTATTAGAGGAAGAAGCATTGGAACCAAAGGGTTCAAACGGAATCTCAATTTCTGGAAAATTAACTGAATCTGGAAACCCTATTCTATTAATAAATCCTCACACATCATTTTTCTTTAGAGGAGAAGTACATGTAGTAAGTGAGGAAGGTCTTAATGCATATGGAGCAGTAACTTGGGGGCAATTTTTTGTATACCAAGGGTTCAATGAAAAAACAGGCTGGATGCACACTTCTACTTACACAGATGTAATTGATGAATTTAAAGAAGATATCATAAAAATTGATGATAAATTAATGTATAAGTATGGTGAAGAGTTACGCCCAGTAGAATCTTCAGAAGTGACTTTAAAATATAAGATTGGAGATACATATAAAGAAAAAACATTTCCAATGTATCGTACACATCATGGACCTATAACACATATAACTAATGGTAATTGGACTTCTACTGCTATGATGTGGGATCCAGTAAATGCATTACATCAATCTTATGTTAGAACAAAACAAATAGGTTATAAAGGTTTTCGTGAAATGATGGATATTCGTACCAATTCTTCAAACAATACTGTTTATGCTGATGCCGAAGGTAATATTGGGTATTTTCATGGTAACTTTATTCCTGTAAGGAATACAAAATTTGATTATACACAACCGGTGGATGGTAGTAATCCAGAAACTGATTGGAATGGTTTACATACTGTTGACGAAGCAATTACATTATTAAATCCTGAAAATGGATGGTTACAAAATTGTAATTCAACACCATATACATCTGCTTTAGAGTTTAGTCCTAAAAAAGAAGATTATCCAAATTATATGTCTATCGATAGAGAAAATTTTCGTGGAATACATGCTATAGGTTTACTTAAAAATAGCAATGGCTATACTTTAGATCGAGTGATTGAAATGGCGCATGATACTTACCTTCCTGCGTTTGAAGCATTAATTCCTGGGTTAGTAGAAGCTTACGATAAATCTACAGCTAAAAACCCAGAGTTAAAAGATGCTATTGAAATATTGAGAGCTTGGGATTTTAGAACTTCAAAAACTTCTGTAGCCATGGCATTAGCACATTTTTATGGAACACATTATGGGCGCAAAGGAAAACGACCAAGTAGAATGAATGATATGGAACTTATGACCTATTTTGGATCGAAATCACCTTTAGCTGAACGCCTAGCTATTTTTGAAGAAGTTATCGATCAAATGACAGCAGATTTTGGAACTTGGAATACGCCTTGGGGAGATATTAATAGGTATCAACGCTTAAACGGAGATATTCGTCAAGCATTTGATGATAATAAACCAAGTATTCCTATTGGTTTTGCATCTGGCCGTTGGGGAGCTTTAGCTGCTTATGGTGTAAGTTATACAAATCCAACTGCAAAAAAAATCTATGGCACCCGAGGTAATAGTTTTGTAGCTGCTGTAGAATTTGGTGATAAAGTAAAAGCGAAGACCATGCTTGCTGGTGGACAAAGCGGAGATCCATCATCTCCTCACTTTAATGATCAAGCACAACGTTATGCGGATATGGAGTTTAAAGATGTTCCTTATTATAAAGAAGATGTATTAAAAGTTGCTAAAAAAACATATCACCCAGGCGATAAATAA